A stretch of Natator depressus isolate rNatDep1 chromosome 2, rNatDep2.hap1, whole genome shotgun sequence DNA encodes these proteins:
- the LOC141983472 gene encoding oxygen-regulated protein 1-like, which yields MPSGAQIYSVSSDKAYSNDNSDSSCIPDNYMGLAENHSHAGEDLSMVRSEDDIEKSVHVNQDGSMTVEMKVRFRIKEEETIKWTTTVSRAGVSADKNIKIFNSAVGEEDHSSDLNISAYIKPTEAPVLENYSNDESDALQQISTEATSKESESDLSTSDYKIWQNSSANMDVCNVSEDKVKPHFHRPPTPGPRRVRQKKALVESVTVISDKKVQEKMIGQFSYSEELEDGESKSEYCTVTHSSSKTSSTNNSKLSEISSNDLLKLSLEKKKEETLIKLSHKSHDLKETTNTKTLDMPDEDGLLQNILEKSVVEEGMYNSLLSSCKANILGFIPSSTIYRTDRPLSADTINSLHDQCGIKGIKRSLSSFIRYSELSQSKSEDRLCNPSDLLLSSQGSIHSACLGNKQTKMTMSTCTNATPETINLTTGSSPTTAENEKQFRDSTECDTTHFTDISQPALSNSKKKKKKRKSPSHYLEQGVHSHQNQQYKETEEERTFKSAESESVQKSAMQIRDTYSETCQKRAMTFHVRNGDGSINSNKNLCPENDLCPQVSVELQQNELAFNKTTKANRQLTNIKSRSAKKISLPLSAKCEEGLIEERADSKSETEHSQNTPGTEKEGICHSINSIKQTHNSLMTSKPLSEVANGNNLEREKDTVISDSSYKSSKKEKKQKKKKNPSTTESKIHMSDGGNALDFLKQEDFTDEVAEYSLESYVQNWLQNTFPNAVLPPKKLAPINKKEGNVANSKICHSPMENINTLSDQETKVIANNVHVTGKPNLIGHHLLKKPMEPLSEMGAIEESAKWLYGRQIGSLTNADTSIMKEVKYLLQSDFQHDTKLQVFNEMHENDKKKLQSEIDTQDISPNQRISAEVAVQVDSKNFSKTETDAPQKDCVSSMLLHQLQSAMLGIQKAHTGCTENSCGPTDFSSPSLLGSSPNLLLAWLLVLNLKQSLNGMCKGDMLKTTCSCSEIFTLLQFLKQIAVTEEAEDLKDAVSNLQESTSNNLLHSGSRIEKQDSVHCHENPFIVEIQNMPNFHESENSNKICIPEDTRHSEENADLQELTEEFECSDVQKDLNASAETSDLNDLNVHKILSERKYVNANSNNCSLTSNVELSEENEEEADSSLQESQDKTTDTSFNNEESGTSEEPNSTVHSITSNDKDNILDLEISEVEDKKDIMHLGHNKNAGEQDGTEKPNECYKLVAETSTECDCEEDSVQEEKKENGTCEETPERLSTPSPLSFSYESKQITELDITEVEQKLQVKLIVKELEHGTCSDPSFELKKCSKSPATSDWSDYRPDTDDSDYNYRASSDFTNESEEEAMYEKQYNTGYVKRAIEQLYGKAEASFKPTFHTAFPYMSKVVLQKDAEESQCTVMNENSSLCQEHNSCFVEKMSRSSLISNESLEEINKDNNTWRRENFSSPAPQFSLNGEKVYHSDNCSVRCTKQYCQCGVPADDDEGILIDKGKWLLKENHLVRRSPPENTGMYGNLDTTSADTMFDNNSDDVPYSHFANLNQYPAHSEISSSEPEDTAKPSESGCNYFIMPHNSDSEPFPDLSLKSKPTLSDDTPFLHAIKKENNNLSFTICTTSTNLCTEANTNYPAFTSVEFRLPDNKVHPLKQPLNDEPIQAQPTNDSNANRGALEEQDSLDKLHAICGQHCPILMAIIKPVNEEDRGYAYRKASDIENQLDLHLMTKKCQHLCWPSKDLIRDENNHVMLKNNCINKIASNIFNRFYANNTLDFINSNSFEILVSPGLGLKNKLKMLYAMEDMNVNAQEISNHENNVSKQVLNNISTNNKLPDTKQKISQSSRVSLIQILEEKSAPLLTDPAEGCHSETFHNCDIILNNTECNASENLEEENAFATEEETFVCVINKSNKSSNEEKDT from the coding sequence ATGCCCTCAGGAGCTCAAATTTACTCAGTTTCTTCTGATAAAGCTTACAGCAATGATAACTCAGATTCTTCTTGCATTCCTGACAATTACATGGGCTTAGCAGAAAATCATTCACATGCTGGTGAAGATTTATCGATGGTGCGCTCTGAAGATGACATTGAGAAATCTGTTCATGTTAATCAAGATGGCAGTATGACAGTAGAGATGAAAGTTCGATTCAGGATAAAAGAGGAAGAAACCATAAAATGGACAACCACTGTCAGTCGTGCTGGTGTTTCTGCTGATAAAAATATCAAGATTTTCAATTCTGCAGTAGGTGAAGAAGATCATTCATctgatttaaatatttcagcATATATAAAACCTACAGAGGCTCCAGTCTTGGAGAACTACAGTAATGATGAGAGTGACGCACTGCAGCAGATTAGCACAGAAGCAACAAGTAAAGAATCAGAATCTGATTTAAGCACTTCTGATTATAAAATCTGGCAGAACTCTTCTGCAAACATGGACGTATGCAATGTATCAGAGGATAAAGTCAAACCTCATTTTCATAGGCCTCCGACACCTGGGCCAAGAAGAGTGAGACAAAAGAAAGCATTAGTTGAAAGTGTCACTGTAATATCTGACAAAAAGGTTCAGGAAAAGATGATAGGACAATTTTCCTACAGTGAGGAATTAGAAGATGGGGAAAGCAAATCTGAGTATTGCACGGTCACTCATTCCAGCAGCAAAACATCAAGTACTAACAATTCGAAGCTTAGTGAAATAAGCAGCAATGATTTATTAAAGCtttctttagaaaagaaaaaagaagaaacccTGATTAAATTAAGCCATAAAAGTCATGATTTAAAAGAAACTACAAATACAAAGACATTAGATATGCCTGATGAAGATGGATTGTTACAGAACATTTTGGAGAAATCAGTTGTGGAGGAAGGCATGTATAATAGTTTACTATCAAGCTGCAAAGCTAACATCCTTGGCTTCATACCTTCCTCAACAATTTATCGGACAGATAGGCCACTTTCAGCAGACACTATCAACTCTCTTCATGACCAATGTGGGATTAAAGGAATAAAAAGATCATTGAGTTCTTTCATCAGGTACTCAGAATTGTCTCAATCAAAAAGTGAAGACAGACTGTGTAACCCATCTGATTTATTACTTTCTTCTCAAGGATCCATTCACTCAGCCTGTCttggaaacaaacaaactaaGATGACAATGTCAACATGTACTAATGCTACTCCTGAGACAATAAACCTGACAACAGGATCCTCTCCTACCACTGCTGAGAACGAGAAACAATTCCGTGATAGCACTGAATGTGATACAACCCATTTCACTGACATAAGCCAACCTGCATTGTCTAACagcaaaaagaagaagaaaaagagaaaatcacCATCTCATTATCTGGAACAAGGTGTACATTCACACCAAAATCAGCAATATAAGGAGACTGAAGAGGAAAGAACTTTTAAGAGTGCGGAAAGCGAAAGTGTGCAGAAATCTGCAATGCAAATTAGAGATACTTATTCTGAAACATGTCAGAAAAGAGCAATGACATTTCATGTCAGAAATGGTGATGGATCTATCAATTCAAACAAAAACTTATGTCCTGAAAATGACTTATGTCCCCAGGTTTCTGTGGAGCTCCAACAAAATGAGTTAGCATTTAATAAGACAACAAAAGCTAATAGACAACTGACCAACATAAAATCCAGATCAGCCAAAAAAATTAGCTTGCCACTATCTGCAAAATGTGAAGAGGGCCTGATAGAGGAAAGAGCTGATTCAAAAAGTGAAACTGAACACAGCCAAAATACACCAGGTACCGAAAAAGAAGGCATATGTCACAGCATTAATTCTATAAAACAGACACACAATTCTTTAATGACATCAAAGCCATTGTCAGAAGTGGCTAATGGTAATAACCTAGAAAGAGAAAAGGACACTGTTATTTCAGACAGTTCATACAAATcttcaaagaaagagaaaaaacaaaaaaaaaagaagaatccAAGTACAACTGAAAGTAAAATACATATGTCAGATGGCGGTAATGCATTGGATTTTCTGAAACAAGAGGATTTTACAGATGAGGTTGCTGAGTATTCACTTGAAAGCTATGTCCAAAACTGGCTGCAAAACACATTTCCAAATGCTGTTTTGCCTCCAAAAAAATTAGCCCCCATAAATAAAAAGGAAGGGAATGTAGCAAATAGTAAAATTTGTCATTCTCCTATGGAAAATATCAACACTCTCTCAGATCAAGAAACTAAGGTTATAGCAAATAACGTGCACGTAACTGGAAAACCCAACCTGATTGGACATCATCTACTAAAAAAGCCAATGGAACCTCTCAGTGAAATGGGAGCTATTGAAGAATCAGCCAAATGGTTATATGGAAGACAGATTGGCTCTTTGACCAATGCTGATACAAGTATAATGAAAGAGGTCAAATATTTATTACAGTCAGATTTCCAACATGATACTAAGCTACAGGTGTTTAATGAAATGcatgaaaatgataaaaagaagtTGCAATCAGAAATTGACACTCAAGATATAAGTCCAAATCAAAGAATAAGTGCTGAGGTTGCTGTCCAAGTTGATTCCAAAAATTTCAGCAAGACTGAAACTGATGCTCCCCAAAAGGATTGTGTGTCTAGTATGTTGTTACACCAACTACAATCAGCTATGCTCGGCATTCAAAAGGCTCATACTGGATGTACAGAAAACTCATGTGGTCCTACAGACTTTTCTTCTCCTTCATTACTTGGATCTTCCCCCAATCTCCTCTTAGCTTGGCTACTTGTGCTGAATCTAAAACAGAGTTTGAATGGCATGTGCAAAGGTGATATGCTAAAAACTACCTGTAGCTGTTCTGAAATATTTACACTGTTacaatttctaaaacaaattGCAGTCACAGAAGAAGCTGAGGACTTGAAGGATGCTGTCTCAAATTTGCAAGAATCGACATCAAATAATTTATTACACTCTGGGAGCAGAATAGAAAAGCAGGACTCTGTACATTGTCATGAAAATCCTTTCATAGTAGAAATTCAGAACATGCCAAACTTTCATGAAAGTGAAAACTCAAATAAGATCTGCATTCCAGAGGATACTAGACATTCTGAGGAAAATGCTGATCTACAAGAGCTGACTGAAGAATTTGAATGCTCTGATGTACAGAAAGACCTCAATGCATCAGCAGAGACTTCAGATCTAAATGACTTGAATGTTCACAAAATACTGTCAGAGAGAAAATACGTGAATGCTAATTCAAATAATTGTAGTCTTACTTCAAATGTAGAACTATCtgaagaaaatgaagaagaggCTGATAGTTCATTACAAGAATCGCAGGATAAAACCACAGATACATCATTCAATAATGAAGAATCAGGGACTTCAGAAGAGCCTAATTCAACGGTTCACAGTATAACTTCTAATGATAAAGATAATATTTTAGATCTAGAAATTTCTGAAGTAGAAGATAAAAAAGACATTATGCATCTTGGCCACAATAAAAATGCAGGAGAGCAAGATGGCACAGAAAAACCAAATGAGTGCTATAAATTAGTTGCTGAAACCTCTACAGAATGTGACTGTGAGGAAGATTCTGtacaagaagaaaagaaagaaaatgggacTTGTGAAGAAACCCCTGAGAGACTATCTACACCATCACCATTATCTTTTAGTTATGAGTCTAAGCAAATTACAGAATTGGACATAACTGAAGTAGAACAGAAATTGCAAGTAAAACTGATAGTAAAAGAACTGGAGCATGGAACATGTTCAGATCCttcttttgaattaaaaaaatgctCTAAAAGCCCTGCTACTTCTGACTGGTCAGATTATAGACCAGATACTGATGACAGTGATTACAATTATAGGGCATCCAGTGACTTCACCAATGAAAGTGAGGAGGAAGCAATGTATGAAAAACAATATAATACTGGTTATGTTAAAAGAGCTATTGAACAGCTTTATGGTAAAGCAGAAGCCTCCTTTAAGCCTACCTTCCACACTGCATTTCCGTATATGTCTAAAGTTGTTCTTCAAAAGGATGCTGAAGAATCCCAATGTACAGTTATGAATGAAAactcttccctgtgtcaggaacATAATTCTTGCTTTGTTGAGAAAATGTCACGGTCTTCACTTATATCTAACGAAAGTCTGGAAGAAATAAACAAAGACAACAATACATGGAGGAGAGAGAATTTTTCTTCACCAGCACCACAGTTCAGTCTTAATGGAGAAAAGGTGTATCACAGTGATAACTGCTCAGTGCGATGTACAAAGCAATATTGTCAGTGTGGTGTACCTGCTGATGATGATGAAGGAATATTGATTGATAAAGGCAAGTGGCTTCTTAAAGAAAATCATTTGGTGAGACGATCACCACCTGAAAACACTGGAATGTATGGCAATTTGGACACAACTTCAGCAGACACAATGTTTGACAACAATAGTGATGATGTTCCATACTCCCACTTCGCAAATTTGAATCAGTATCCAGCACACAGTGAAATATCTTCTTCAGAACCTGAAGACACAGCTAAACCCTCTGAAAGTGGATGCAACTACTTCATTATGCCTCATAATAGTGATTCAGAGCCTTTTCCTGATTTGAGTCTGAAAAGCAAACCTACCCTCAGTGATGATACCCCTTTTCTTCATgcaataaagaaagaaaacaacaatTTGTCATTCACGATATGCACCACTTCCACGAATCTTTGTACAGAGGCTAATACCAATTATCCAGCCTTTACATCTGTGGAATTTAGATTACCTGATAATAAGGTGCATCCTCTGAAACAGCCTTTAAATGATGAACCTATACAAGCCCAACCAACTAATGACAGTAATGCCAACAGGGGAGCTCTGGAGGAACAAGATTCTCTGGATAAGCTTCATGCTATTTGTGGACAACATTGTCCAATACTGATGGCCATCATAAAACCAGTTAATGAGGAAGACAGAGGATATGCCTACCGAAAAGCATCTGACATTGAGAACCAATTGGACCTACATTTAATGACcaaaaaatgtcaacatttgtGCTGGCCAAGCAAAGATTTAATAAGAGATGAAAATAATCATGTGATGCTGAAGAACAACTGTATTAATAAGATTGCCAGTAatatttttaatagattttatGCTAATAATACCTTAGATTTCATTAATAGCAATAGCTTTGAGATTCTTGTATCCCCAGGTCtaggattaaaaaacaaattaaagatGTTGTATGCGATGGAGGATATGAATGTAAATGCACAGGAGATCAGCAATCATGAAAATAATGTATCCAAACAAGTACTCAACAATATAAGTACCAATAATAAGCTACCTGATACAAAGCAAAAAATATCCCAAAGCTCGAGAGTTAGCCTAATTCAAATTCTTGAAGAAAAATCTGCTCCCTTGTTGACAGATCCAGCAGAGGGCTGCCATTCTGAAACATTTCACAACTGTGACATTATCTTAAATAATACTGAATgtaatgcttctgaaaatttggaaGAGGAAAATGCCTTTGCTACAGAAGAAGAAACTTTCGTTTGTGtaataaataaaagcaataaaagCAGCAATGAAGAGAAAGACACATAA